ATAAATGTGACAGACGGGGAATCAATCCGAATAACGCATAATGTTTTTGAAACATTATTGGAGTACGATCATAACTTGGAGCTGCAGCCGAAACTTGCGACTGAGTGGGAATCAAGCGAAGATGGCTTAACTTGGACATTTCAACTTCGGGAAGGCGTGAAATTCCATGATGGCACGGATTTTAACGCAGAAGCTGTCGTGTTCAACTGGGAGCGGTGGATGGATCCCGAAAACCCTTACCATGTTGGAGAGTTCCCTTATTACCCGTTCTTGTATGGCGGGTTTAAAGGCGATGAAAATCATTTGATCGAATCAGTCACAGCAACAGGCGAACATGAACTTGAAATCGTATTGAAACGAAAAACTGCACCATTTTTAAGCTACCTGGCCATTTCGATGTTCGGTATCGCCAGTCCTGCTGCAATTGAAGAATATGGTACTGCATTGAACGAAAACCCGGTTGGTACAGGTCCATTCATGTTCGAGGAATGGAGCCGTAATAACTCCATCATGCTGACAAAGAACCCGGATTATTGGATGGAAGGAAAGCCGTATCTCGATCAAGTCATTTACCGGGTAATTCCGGATAACTCTGCCCGTCTAACAGCCTTGCAGGCAGGGGAAATCGATATCATAGATGGCATGAATACGAGTGATTTGCCAATCGTTGAAGAATCGGAGCAGCTAGAACTGATCAAGCGGCCGAGCTTTAATATTAGCTATCTTGCTTTTAACATGGAAAAAGAACCGTTTGATGACGTTCGTGTTAGAAAAGCGATCAATATGGCGATCAATAAAGAAGAAATCGTTGGTGCATTCTATAACGGATTAGCAGACGTTGCGACCAATCCGATTCCTCCGTCGCTATGGGGGTTTGATGAATCCATAGAAGGCTATGAGTACGATGTGGAAGCAGCGAAAGAGCTACTGACAGAAGCAGGGTATGAGGATGGATTTAAGACGACGATTTACGCAATGAGCAATCCGCGTCCGTATTTGCCGGAACCAATGAAAATTGCAGAAGCGGTTCAGGCAGATTTAGCCGAAGTGGGAATTGAAGCGGAGATCATCACGATGGAATGGGCAACATACCTGGACGATACAAGCAACGGCGCACACGATATGGCCTTTTACGGTTGGACGGGTGTTATGGCTGATCCAGATAACTTCCTATATCCGAATTTAAGTCAGACTAATATCACAAAACCGGCCCAGAATATTGCTTTTTATGATAGTGACGAATTCACAGCGTTAATCACAGAAGCCAGGGAAACAATCGATCAGGAAAAACGGATTGAACTTTACCAGCAGGCACAGCAATTGTTCCATGAAGATGCACCTTGGGTGATGCTTGCTTACACGACGCCTCCACTTGCGCAGGCCGATTATGTGGAAGGCTATGAAGCACATCCGATGAGCAATGATTTACTGACAGATGTTTATTTGACAAATTAAAGGCATGAGGTGGAAGTGTGTATCAATTACTGAAGGAATTATGTGATTTAGTAGGTCCAAGTGGATTTGAGCAGGATGTTCAGCGGTTCATTTTCA
Above is a genomic segment from Planococcus lenghuensis containing:
- a CDS encoding ABC transporter substrate-binding protein; translation: MLILFILGRRKILEKKRHGLFYLLLSLVLFLAACSGGNEASNTEGEDNVTQETKEGGTLVYGRGADSVSLDPINVTDGESIRITHNVFETLLEYDHNLELQPKLATEWESSEDGLTWTFQLREGVKFHDGTDFNAEAVVFNWERWMDPENPYHVGEFPYYPFLYGGFKGDENHLIESVTATGEHELEIVLKRKTAPFLSYLAISMFGIASPAAIEEYGTALNENPVGTGPFMFEEWSRNNSIMLTKNPDYWMEGKPYLDQVIYRVIPDNSARLTALQAGEIDIIDGMNTSDLPIVEESEQLELIKRPSFNISYLAFNMEKEPFDDVRVRKAINMAINKEEIVGAFYNGLADVATNPIPPSLWGFDESIEGYEYDVEAAKELLTEAGYEDGFKTTIYAMSNPRPYLPEPMKIAEAVQADLAEVGIEAEIITMEWATYLDDTSNGAHDMAFYGWTGVMADPDNFLYPNLSQTNITKPAQNIAFYDSDEFTALITEARETIDQEKRIELYQQAQQLFHEDAPWVMLAYTTPPLAQADYVEGYEAHPMSNDLLTDVYLTN